The window ACCGGGGACAGGCACTCCGGAGAACATGGCGGCGGCGGATCTCGCCCAGATTCCTGAAGTGGACATCGATCCGGACGGCGTCTTCAAATACGTGCTGGTCCGAGTGCACTCAACGCAGCCCTCCGGGGCTCCGGCCGGGGAGTGCAAGGAGATCGTGCGTGGCTACAAGTGGGCGGAGTACCACGGTGAGGGCGGGGCGCGCCTGTGGGCGGGGCCGGGAGGCTGTGGGCGGAGCCGGAGAAGCTGTGGGTCCTGGTGGGCTTCGTCCTGCACCAGCACCTAGAGAAGTCTGGGTCCTGCGCAGGAAGGGGTGCCACGGCCCGACTCCTCCCTAGCCCCGGTGCTCGCCCTGGAGCATCCCATCGAAGCCTTCATCCCTGTGCCAGCCGGGAGGGGCTTCCTTTCCACTGGGGAAGGGGCTGCTCAGAGGTGGCCTCGAAGGGCACCCTGAGCACTTCTTGAAGCTGTTCTGCACATCCCAGCCGACATCTACGACAAAGTGTCTGGCGAACTGCAAAAGAAGGGCTATGACTGCGAGTGCCTGGGGGGTGGGCGCATCTCCCACCAGAGCCAGGACAAGAAGATTCACGTCTATGGCTACTCCATGGTGAGCCCTGTTTGAGGTCCCTGTCCTGGTTACAAAGCCCACCCTGGACCATTTGACCCCACACAGAACGGCCTGACTTGCCTCACAGGAGACCTGGATTCTCCCAGTGGGTTCAGAACCCTCTCTCTCTCAAGGGCCTAAGGCTTCCCCTACATTTGACAAGTGGCACTAGGGGTGGGAGGCCAGTTGCCTTGGAACAGGAGGCTGGGTGGGTCTCTCCCTGACCTAGGGGGCTCTTGGGGGCAGTCATTGCTAGGGTGCAACTCAGAGCCCACAAGCTCACTTCTGGAGCCCTCTGTGCCCCCACCTGTATGTGCCCTGGACTGTCTGGTGGTGGGTTTGGTACCCCTTCTAAGCCCACTCTTGGCCTGGCTGGACTCTCAGAGCCAAGGGCCAGGTGGAGCTAGTAACTGTCACCTTTCCAGGGCTATGGTCGTGCCCAGCACTCCGTCTCAACTGAGAAGATCAAGGCCAAGTATCCTGACTATGAGGTCACCTGGGCTGATGATGGCTACTGAGGCCCAGCCCCCACTGAGGACTCTGTCCTTGCTGGAATCCCTCCTGAGAGGCTggcccagcccttttcttttgcatttcttgGCAATGTGTCAGCCCTTTGGGCCTCAGAGGCCAGACCAGCCTGGCTTGTGGAAATTAAAAGCTTGGTATGCCTTGCGGTTCCTGTGTCTTGGCTTCCTGGGGACCCCTCTACTCAGCCTCTGGAGGCCCGAGGGTGTGGCAGTGCACACTTAGCCCCTTGGGTCTGATAAGGAGCCCTAGGATACTCCCATTTATGGTCTGATTGCTCCTTTGCAACTGCTATCCCCAAGGACACCCGGGAAGAGGCCCCACAAGGCCTTGCACAAGGAGTCAGTACCTGGTCCCCTGTGGCCAGGCGAGGCCTGAGATACACAGGTGCCCCTTCCCAGAGCTTAGCCCAAGGTTCCCGGCAGGGGAGCTCCAGTGGCCACTGTCCTGGCCAGCTAACATTGGCTATCACAGGCCCTTAGGACCACCTTGGAGACTTCTCGTGTGGCCAGAGCAACTGCCAGCCAAGGACACAGATGGTGTGACCCACAGCCTTTACTTTCAGGGTTGAGTTCTGTGACCACACATGGACCACTACTGGGTCCCATTCACTCTGACAAGGCCAGGGCTTCCAGCTTTTAGAGCCCCCTCTCCTGGACACTCTCACACCCTCAGGACCTTGGCCCCGCCCTGGGGCCCCCAGGCACAGTAGGACATAGTATGCAGTGACAGTGGGTGCTGGGGGAAGCCAGGGCTAAAGCTGGCAGGTCCCACAGCTAGACCCTCCAGGCCACCTCTCCAGGCAGGCCCTTCGCAGACACTACAGACCAGCaacctgaggtcacacagcaggagGTCAGGCAGAACCATGCTCCTCCACAGTCCTGGTGTCCCTCCTGCCCCAACTGTGAGTCTTTTCCTAGAGAACCAGAagttcctgggcttccaggaGCCCTGTGCCTATTACAGACCACCCAGCCTATGGCTGCTCAGGACAGTctgaagggttttgttttttgttttattttgagataggtctcctCCATATGTTACCCAGACcagcctcctgactcagcctcccaagcagcagggttacaggcatgcaccactgcacctggctcagggCAGTTTTGAAGGATGAGTAAATGAAGGGGTGGGAATCCATAGCCTGAGCTACAtgtggggcaggagggagaaTATTATGCCCTCATACTGGGCTTGTACTGTCCCCAAGGTGGAGAACCCAAAGGTAGATTCTGGGGTACACATGCTGGAATCCTATATGCAGCTATTGGGGTGGGCTCCCTTGACCTTGACCTGTACCAAGGTGGGGCCAGAGGCCCTATGAGAGAAGCCACAGTGATTTCTGCCACCCCAACACTGCTGTACAAAGCCCTGCTGGTGggatcccccaccccaccccagaaaGAGCCTCTGCTAGGGAAGGCCGAGCAGGTGCACAGGATGGCCTGACCTTTGGTCACAAAGAGCCAGGCAAGTGAGATCCAACCCTGGGTCGGGGGCCAGGGGCCCTCCTGAGGACACTTTTACAGCTAGATGCTTGGCCCATCACTGTTGAGTGGGGCCCTCCCAAGGGGCCAGAGGCACAAAAGGGACTAGGCCCCTTGGTTGGAGCCAAGTCAGCCTGTGGGGCCGCTAAAGACTGATAACTGGACAGAGTCCTCACCAGGCGGCTCAGCCTCACTCCCTCCAGCCTGGCCATGCGATCTCCGGGCCCCCTCCTGTCTGCCCTGGTCCTGCTTGTGGGTGAGTCAGCTGGTCTTACTGAGCTTGCTGCCTGGGTGCTGGGGACAGGTGCTATGCCAGTGCTGACACCAGAGTCCCTAGAGAAGGACGGCAGCCTGCCAAGGAACAAACCTCTCTGCCCGAAGGAGAGGCCCTGGGGCAATCACAGTGCATCTTCCGAGCTCTCTCTGCCACCTTGGATGGCAAGGCTTGTGGGGGACACTGGGTCACCCAATGCTGTGTCTCCTTGGGGGACATCCTCCTGGGAGCCCTTTTAGTTCTCTCCCGAGTGATGTGGGCTCCTGTACCTTCCTCAAGGgtgtccctcttttttttttttttaatttattttagttgtcaatggacctttattttactcatttatttgagGTGCTAAGAactgaacccagtccctcacacatgccaggcaagtgctctgccactgagccacaacctcagcccaggggGTATCCCTCTTTGAAGGCCCCATTTCCTGTGTACACCCACCTCTGCTCTGCAGCCTCTGCTTGGCCAGCGGGGCTGGGAACATGGGGAAGTGCTCTGTTTGACAGTTTTTTGTGGGTCCCAGGTTCTTTCCTGCCTGATCCTGTGAGTCTGAGCCCCAAATTTGGGTGCCCAGTGTCCTGCACTGCTCAGGTCCATGGAACTTCCAGTGCTAAAATCAGTCCTGGGCAAAGTGGGATGGCCAGTTACCCTGCCCAGACCCACGTGGCTGTCATTCTGCCAGCAGCATGGTCCCCAGGCTGGGCCTGGCTACTTGACTACTGCAGGAGCCCCAGCAAGGCCACATGCAACTTTGTGTGCGACTGCAGGGACTGCTCAGACGAGGCCCAGTGCGGTGAGCTGGGGCCAGGAAGGTGGGCAGGCCAGTGCTGGGGCAGACATCTGACCACCCACTCTCCCAGGGCACCATGGGGCCTTGCCCATCCCGGGCACCCCCTTCACCTGCGGCTTTGAGCAGGATACCTGTGGCTGGCAGGATATCAGCACCTCGGGCTACAGCTGGCTCCGAGACCGAGCAGGGGCTATGCTGGAGGGTCCCGGGCCTCACTCCGACCACACACTTGGCACTGACCTGGGTGAGGCCCCCACAAGTCCATGTGCACTCCCACCCTCCCCTCTTGCCCTGCTGCCCATCTCCTGACCTCACCACCTGGACCAGGCTGGTACATGGCTGTGGGAACCCACCGTGGGAAGGAGGCATCCACTGCAGCCCTGCGCTCCCCTGTCCTGCAAGAGGCAGCCCCCACCTGTGAGCTGAGACTCTGGTACCATGCAGCATCTGGAGGTGTGTGCCCAAGACCCCCAGAGATCTAGGGTAAGGTGGCTCTGGAGAGGGgctggaagaagaaaggagggtaTCCACCCCAGAGGAGGGTGGCCAGGGCATAGCTGGCATGCTCAGGGGAGGTAGTGTAGGGCTGCAACTGCTCCAGGGCCTCCCCAATTGCTGCAGATGTGGCTGAGCTGCGGCTGGAGCTGACCCATGGTACAGAGACGCTGACACTGTGGAAGAGTGCAGGACCCTGGGGCCCCAGCTGGCAGGAGCTGGTGGTGACCACTGGCCGTATCCAGGGTGACTTCCAAGTGAGCTGGAGTGCTCTGGCTGGCAGGGAGGAGTGGGGAAGGCCTGGACTCCAATGGCCCTAAGGACCTCTGCTCTCTTCAGGTGACCTTTTCTGCTACCCGAAATGCCACGCACAAGGGAGCTGTGGCTGTGGATGATGTGGAGTTCTGGGGCTGTGGGCTGCCTGGTGAGCCACCCTGTCTCCACCCTGGGGCCCTCACCACCTGCTCCCCTGCTCAGGCCACCTTGTCCTTTCCCCAGCATGCCCACTTACTCCAAGGTCTTGGGGCCAGAGTAGAGGTTAACCTGCCCCCACTCAGCCCCCCAGGCCAGCTGCCCCCTGGGGCACCATCAGTGCCAGAACAAGGCCTGCATAGAGCCACACCAGCTGTGTGACAGGGAGGACAACTGTGGGGATGGCTCCGACGAAGACCTGCTTACCTGCGGTGAGGCCAGGGCCACCCAggactgggctgggctgggcagcaGGATGAGACTGGGAGGAGGGACCCTGACCTCCAGGGTCCTTGAAAGACACTGGGGGCTGGTCTGGGAGGAAATACCTTGGCATGGTCATTCTGGAGGTGGAATAGCCAGTGTCCACTCTGGGGCTGGCCTTGTGGCTGCAGGAGGCCATAACAGCCCTGCTTCCGCCCAAGGCCACCACATGGCTACTGACTTTCAGTCAGGCCTGGGTTCATGGAACCACTCAGAAGGCTGGACCCGGAACCACAGTGCTGGTGGCCCTGAGGACCGTGCCTGGCCAAACCGAGATCACAGCTGGAACAGTGCACAGGGTGAGGTCCATGAGAACCCTGGCCATGGGCTAGAGGTATAGCTgaattgatagagtgcttgccttgcgtgcacaaggccctgggttcaatctccagcaccacaaaaagaagaagaagaagaagtaaagaaTCCTAGCCATGGCTCTGTCTGCCTTGCAACTGCCCAGCAATGCCAGTTCACACCTGCCCTCTCCCCTAGGCATGTTCCTAGTCTCTGTGGCCAAGTCTGGCACCCCTGCTGTCCTCTCCAGCCCTGAGTTCCAAGCCTCAGGCTCCCACAACTGCTCGGTGAGACTTGGGGAAAGGGAACACATGCAGGCTCCCCTGTCCTGTCTGCCTGAGTGCTGCAGGCCCTGACCAGCCTGAGGTCACTTACAGCTCATCTTCTACTACTACTTGCATGGGTCCGAGGTCGGCTGCCTCCAGCTGCTCCTGCAGATGCAGGGGCCTAGTGCCCCCCAGGACCCTGTCCTCCTGCGGAGGCACTGTGGGGAGCTGGGAGCAGTGTGGGTACGAGACCGGGTTGACATCAGGAGTGCCCATCCCTTCCAGGTGAGACTGGCCAGGTGGTGGCTGGGGGTCAAAAGGAGTGGGGTCCAGCCATTTACAAAGCACAAGTAGCATGTGAATCTGGAGTGGGTGTCCGCGAGCAGACCCCAGGGAGCACTGAGGGGCCCAGTGTGTCCCTGAGCATCCCTGCCTTCAGATCCTCCTGGCTGGGGAAACGGGTCCAGGAGGCGTGGTGGGCCTGGACGACCTCATCCTGTCGGACCACTGCAGAAcagctccaggtgacctgcccaAATCCCTCCCCTGGCCTGCCCAGGAGAAGCACAGTGGCCCCCAACCTCCACCTGACCCCAGCTCTACCCCACAGGGAGGTCTGACCTACAGTCACTGCCTACGCGACCTTGGGTCCAGGCCCTCCAGCCCCAGCCGTCCAGCTTCCATCCCCAGGAGGTCTGTGAGCTGGGATATCTCTCTTGTGGGGACCTGTGTGTGCCCCCAGAGCAGCTGTGTGACTTCCAGGAACAATGCCCAGAGGGCGAGGATGAGCAGGAGTGTGGTGAGGCCTCCTGCAGAACCCTGCCAGTGCAGGCGTCCAGAGGCAGCGGGAGGCTCGGTGGCCATGACCCTCCCTTTAGTACTGCTGCTGTTGCAGGCACCACGGACTTTGAGGCTGCCACGGCCGGGGGCTGGGAGGATGCCAGCGTGGGGCAGCTGCAGTGGCAGCGGGCTGCAGCCCAGGAAAGCAGGGGGCCTGGCAGGGACGCTCGTGGGGCTGCTGCTGGTGAGGCCCAGAGTCCCCAGGGGTCCTTTTGAATTGGGGGTCCTTGAGCAACAGAGTGGTGGCCTGGAAGGAACAGGACTGTGAGTGCCTTGCTTCCCCGCCCAGGGCACTTCCTGTCTCTACAGAAGGCCTGGGGGCAGCTGAGGCCTGAGGCCCGGGCCCTCACATCCCCCCTGGGCCCCTCAGGCCCCAACTGTGAACTCCACATGGCTTACTACTTCCACAGTCACCCCCAAGGTACAGCCCACCCGAGGTCCTCTGCCCAGTCCCAAGACACCCCTACATGGAGGGAGGGGTCTGGGGAAGGCTCACTCACCGGGACCCCTCCCTCCAGGCTTCCTGGCACTGGTGGTGTTGCAGGGCAGCTCCCGGGAGCTGGTGTGGCAGGCCCCAAGCAGCAGCACAGGAGACTGGACGGTGGACAAGATCTTTCTTGGAGCACGCCACCGGCCATTCCGGGTAAGAAGGGCAGTCCAGAGTGTGGGATGGGCACAGGCCTGGCCCTGACCTAAGTCCCTTTCTTCTACCATGTTGAAGCTGGAGTTTGTCAGTCTAGTGGACTGGGACATCCCTGGCCAGCAGGGGGCCGGGGTGGACAACGTGACAATGAGGGACTGCAGCCCCACTGCCACCACTGAGAAAGACCAAGGTCTCTCCTGTCCACATCTCACCTCCACCAGGGGGCTCCCAACGCACCTCCAGGGACCCCTAGAGCCTTTACCACCCAGGGCTCAGGAGGGATGTGTGGGTGGATGGGGTGCtgaccccaccctgcccccagagGTTTCCTGTAACTTTGAGCGGAATACCTGCGGCTGGCACATGGGCCACTTCACAGATGCCCACTGGCGTCGGATACAGAGCCATGGCCCTGGGTATGACCACACCACTGGCCAAGGTAAGAGGGCCTTCAGGCCGGGGGGTCCTTAGCCCTGGGAGCGCATCTCTGAGCCCAGCCTGTGCCTCTCCTGCAGGTTTTTTCATGCTCCTGGACCCCACAAAACCCCCTGCCAGTGGCCGTGCTGCCCACTTGCTCACAGGGCCCCAGACCCCAGCAACCCCCAAGGAGTGTCTCAGCTTCTGGTATCACCTGTATGGACCCCAAATTGGTGAGCCTTGGAGCTGGCAGGGCCTCCATGGATGCCCCAGGAATCCAAGAGGTGTTTGGTGCCTGCTGGGGCCTCAGGGATCAGCAGTTGGG is drawn from Urocitellus parryii isolate mUroPar1 chromosome 4, mUroPar1.hap1, whole genome shotgun sequence and contains these coding sequences:
- the Phpt1 gene encoding 14 kDa phosphohistidine phosphatase, coding for MAAADLAQIPEVDIDPDGVFKYVLVRVHSTQPSGAPAGECKEIVRGYKWAEYHADIYDKVSGELQKKGYDCECLGGGRISHQSQDKKIHVYGYSMGYGRAQHSVSTEKIKAKYPDYEVTWADDGY
- the Mamdc4 gene encoding apical endosomal glycoprotein, which translates into the protein MASYPAQTHVAVILPAAWSPGWAWLLDYCRSPSKATCNFVCDCRDCSDEAQCGHHGALPIPGTPFTCGFEQDTCGWQDISTSGYSWLRDRAGAMLEGPGPHSDHTLGTDLGWYMAVGTHRGKEASTAALRSPVLQEAAPTCELRLWYHAASGDVAELRLELTHGTETLTLWKSAGPWGPSWQELVVTTGRIQGDFQVTFSATRNATHKGAVAVDDVEFWGCGLPAPQASCPLGHHQCQNKACIEPHQLCDREDNCGDGSDEDLLTCGHHMATDFQSGLGSWNHSEGWTRNHSAGGPEDRAWPNRDHSWNSAQGMFLVSVAKSGTPAVLSSPEFQASGSHNCSLIFYYYLHGSEVGCLQLLLQMQGPSAPQDPVLLRRHCGELGAVWVRDRVDIRSAHPFQILLAGETGPGGVVGLDDLILSDHCRTAPGRSDLQSLPTRPWVQALQPQPSSFHPQEVCELGYLSCGDLCVPPEQLCDFQEQCPEGEDEQECGTTDFEAATAGGWEDASVGQLQWQRAAAQESRGPGRDARGAAAGHFLSLQKAWGQLRPEARALTSPLGPSGPNCELHMAYYFHSHPQGFLALVVLQGSSRELVWQAPSSSTGDWTVDKIFLGARHRPFRLEFVSLVDWDIPGQQGAGVDNVTMRDCSPTATTEKDQEVSCNFERNTCGWHMGHFTDAHWRRIQSHGPGYDHTTGQGFFMLLDPTKPPASGRAAHLLTGPQTPATPKECLSFWYHLYGPQIGTLRLIMRRDGEEDTLLWSRSGTHGNRWHQAWATLHHQLDPSTKYQLLFEGLRDGYHGTMGLDDVAVRPGPCWAPRHCSFEDSACGFSTGGQGLWKRQANASWGPQTDHTTETAQGHYMVVDTSPVALPQGHVASLTSEEHQPLAQPTCLSFWYHLSLHNPGTLRVHMEEGKRRQVFSVYGHGGLAWRLGSVDVQAGQAWRVVFEALAAGMEHSYIALDDLSLQDGPCPRPGSCDFESGLCGWSCLAWPGLGRYSWDWSGGDTPSRYPLPTVDHTLGTEAGHFAFFETSVLGPGGQAAWLRSEPLPATTASCLRFWYHMGFPEHFYKGELRVLLSSAQGQLAVWGTGGHLRHQWLEVQVEVTSTEEFQIVFEATLGGQPALGPIALDDVEYLAGQHCQQPALSQGGMTASMMVPALVGGALLFLILLVLLGLGGRHWLQKGGCPFRSNKDVAAPGFDNILFNADGVTLPAPATSSS